The Methanohalophilus levihalophilus genome has a segment encoding these proteins:
- a CDS encoding PstS family phosphate ABC transporter substrate-binding protein — translation MDLKQFFKSEEGISPIVATLVLVVVAIAGAAGVGTIMGSFSSDVSDDASATEASSAASTELLIAGSSTVQPVSELLAEAYMKEHPGVKVTVQGGGSGAGITSTQMDIVDIGAASKDVDTVTEYPDLEKHTIGGSGLVIIGNDASSIGLDGANVSAADLKTIYDNVVGGTVTVSVDGNGTLAYDAAGTTVTVFQRSDASGTEETFDKWVDEKGYSDETEAIGKEGNSGVLAAVEDTDDSIAFVDYGFYASGDGIVAINPVGYTVSKDNILDCLAGEDTYDSGLTRPLNYLTNGAPSSVEQSYIQFAMSPASKQYFNEVGYFSIIEFA, via the coding sequence ATGGACTTAAAACAGTTCTTTAAGAGCGAAGAGGGTATTTCACCAATAGTGGCTACCCTTGTACTTGTTGTAGTGGCAATTGCCGGTGCAGCTGGTGTTGGTACAATCATGGGATCATTCTCCTCCGATGTTTCTGACGACGCAAGTGCTACAGAAGCATCCTCTGCAGCCTCGACAGAACTTCTCATTGCAGGAAGCTCAACCGTTCAACCAGTTTCTGAACTCCTCGCAGAAGCATACATGAAGGAGCACCCAGGTGTTAAAGTAACCGTGCAGGGCGGCGGCTCCGGTGCAGGTATCACCTCAACCCAGATGGACATCGTTGACATCGGTGCAGCATCCAAGGATGTAGACACTGTAACAGAATACCCCGATCTTGAGAAACACACTATCGGTGGTAGTGGACTTGTCATTATCGGTAATGATGCTTCCTCAATTGGTCTTGACGGTGCAAACGTTAGTGCTGCAGACCTGAAAACCATTTACGACAACGTGGTTGGCGGTACAGTAACAGTATCTGTTGATGGTAACGGAACCCTTGCATACGATGCAGCAGGTACAACCGTAACAGTCTTCCAGCGTAGTGACGCGAGTGGTACCGAAGAAACCTTTGATAAGTGGGTGGACGAAAAGGGCTACTCTGACGAGACCGAAGCAATCGGCAAAGAAGGTAACTCTGGTGTACTTGCAGCAGTAGAAGACACCGATGACTCCATCGCTTTCGTAGATTATGGTTTCTATGCGTCAGGTGACGGTATTGTAGCAATCAACCCAGTAGGCTATACTGTTTCCAAGGACAACATCCTTGATTGCCTTGCAGGTGAAGATACCTATGATAGCGGTCTTACAAGACCACTCAACTACCTGACCAATGGTGCACCAAGCTCAGTAGAGCAGTCTTACATTCAGTTTGCAATGTCCCCTGCATCCAAGCAGTACTTCAACGAAGTAGGATATTTCTCTATCATTGAATTCGCCTAA
- the pstC gene encoding phosphate ABC transporter permease subunit PstC has product MKTNNKIDFHHLLFLSCGLLTVIVITFFVGFVFYTAYPIFAQEGFSFLTGDRWSYTDDVFGIRIFILGSLILTGTTLLMAVPLSLFSAICISEFVSEKVEFVFKSLIELLVGIPSVVYGIFGLFVLENIFQYQIEPFISSTLGFIPIFRDVTPSFGLGLLLASVILTIMILPTVTAISIDAMKAVPYDYREGSYAVGATQWETIRHVVLPAASSGVVSAVILGMMRAIGETMAIVMVFGNAVNVPVSLMDTGFAMTSKILNDIGFYVAQDVPRSALFGIAAVLFAIEIVLVAAARYVGKRGMVIQS; this is encoded by the coding sequence ATGAAAACCAATAATAAAATCGATTTTCATCACCTTTTATTCCTCTCGTGTGGATTGCTTACTGTAATTGTTATTACTTTTTTCGTAGGTTTTGTATTCTATACTGCTTATCCAATATTTGCACAGGAAGGCTTTTCATTCCTGACCGGCGACCGATGGAGTTACACTGATGATGTATTTGGCATCAGGATCTTTATTCTGGGTTCCTTGATATTAACCGGTACAACTCTCTTGATGGCGGTTCCTTTGAGCCTTTTCAGTGCTATCTGTATTTCGGAATTTGTCTCTGAAAAAGTTGAATTTGTCTTCAAATCCCTTATTGAATTGCTTGTGGGTATCCCTTCAGTGGTTTACGGGATTTTCGGTTTGTTTGTTCTGGAAAACATTTTCCAGTATCAAATAGAGCCTTTTATATCCTCTACTCTTGGCTTCATTCCTATTTTCAGGGATGTTACTCCTTCTTTCGGACTTGGTTTGCTACTTGCTTCAGTGATTCTTACTATAATGATCTTGCCCACTGTAACTGCGATTTCCATTGATGCCATGAAAGCGGTTCCCTATGATTACAGGGAAGGCTCCTATGCTGTAGGTGCTACGCAGTGGGAAACAATTCGACATGTTGTCCTCCCGGCTGCTTCGAGTGGAGTTGTTTCTGCCGTCATCCTCGGCATGATGCGTGCTATCGGGGAAACGATGGCAATTGTGATGGTATTCGGGAATGCTGTCAATGTCCCCGTCAGTCTGATGGACACAGGTTTTGCAATGACATCCAAGATCCTTAATGACATCGGTTTTTACGTAGCACAGGATGTTCCCCGAAGTGCACTTTTCGGTATTGCAGCAGTTCTTTTTGCAATTGAAATCGTTCTTGTGGCTGCAGCAAGGTATGTTGGTAAAAGAGGGATGGTGATCCAGTCATGA
- the pstA gene encoding phosphate ABC transporter permease PstA, with the protein MNNRILKGKIFKGMAYAGAIISLLALVTILGSILHQALPSLSWAFIFTAESDVEGLGGGVANAVIGTVLLSVLSPLLATPLAIGTAVYLKRYATNEKLVKSLSFMLDVLSGTPSIVLGIFGLLFIVIYMREVTGGFSLISGVIALAILILPVIERATEEAIDTVPQSLEEGSYALGATKWHTIRDITLPYALSGILTGIVLSIGRAAEESAVVILTAGYTQFSPELKVAANEKLIFGVKVYPFQDLIAALPITVYKSFEFPHLIDPSQGFAAAVVLIFIVMVINFTTRLIVWRRRIG; encoded by the coding sequence ATGAATAATCGGATACTGAAAGGCAAGATATTCAAGGGAATGGCCTATGCAGGTGCCATTATATCGTTGCTTGCCCTTGTGACTATACTTGGTTCAATATTGCATCAGGCACTTCCATCTTTAAGTTGGGCTTTTATTTTTACGGCAGAATCAGATGTTGAAGGTCTTGGGGGTGGTGTTGCAAATGCTGTGATTGGTACTGTTTTGCTATCCGTATTGTCTCCTCTGCTTGCAACTCCTCTTGCAATTGGCACGGCAGTTTACCTCAAGCGCTATGCTACTAATGAGAAGCTCGTGAAAAGTCTGAGCTTTATGCTTGATGTTCTCTCCGGCACACCTTCCATTGTGCTTGGGATCTTCGGTCTCCTGTTTATTGTTATATACATGCGGGAAGTTACCGGAGGTTTCTCACTTATTTCCGGTGTTATTGCACTTGCAATCCTGATACTTCCGGTTATTGAAAGGGCAACGGAAGAAGCAATTGATACTGTTCCCCAGAGTCTTGAGGAAGGGAGTTATGCTCTTGGGGCAACCAAATGGCATACCATCAGGGATATAACCCTTCCATATGCACTATCGGGGATTCTTACCGGTATTGTCCTGAGTATCGGACGTGCAGCCGAGGAATCTGCTGTCGTAATCCTGACTGCTGGCTACACCCAGTTCTCTCCTGAACTTAAGGTGGCTGCAAATGAAAAATTAATCTTTGGGGTCAAAGTTTATCCATTTCAGGATCTTATTGCTGCCCTCCCAATTACGGTGTACAAATCTTTTGAATTCCCGCATCTGATAGATCCTTCCCAGGGGTTTGCAGCTGCTGTTGTCCTGATCTTTATTGTAATGGTAATTAACTTCACAACCCGCCTAATAGTCTGGAGGCGCCGCATTGGCTAA
- a CDS encoding type II/IV secretion system ATPase subunit, with amino-acid sequence MAKLKLLQKKSSEKEDSGINSMPNPPQEDKSENSGRFSMPSLRKKDNQKGGKVFAEALLEGDAKSKKPKSGKFSIEAIIERFLAPDCDDMEGLGFDTGQVEEPKMGVSFRDVDITYEVQSPFQYAHVEFNGEELQYTCHEPPLSESEMRYLKIIESAFEKLTNTDILIIRPDERREALRARFSMIIDIYRLEMTDFQKEKMFYYLLKKYVGFGQIDILMNDPYIEDITCNGPEMPLYINHRMYGSIRTDVVFEEIDLNNFVMKMAQTSGRHISVLQPIRDATLADGSRVNLTLGKEVTKKGSTFTIRRFKSNPVSAVDLMNYGTFNAEVLAYLWIVVEYKRSILAAGGTASGKTTTLNAMGAFIRPEYKIVSIEDTAEMNLMHPNWTQSITRAGFGGSEGGKSAGDIELYDLLKAALRQRPEYIVVGEVRGAEASTLFQAISVGHPCMGTIHAGSMKELLSRVESEPMNVPRNLFSSLDVVIFNSMIKVGEHFIRRALRIVELVEMDPEKGDLITNPVFKWNPIDDTYIYSGGSAMFEAISEEFGIGVDFLEEEMRNRSKHLDWMQKNDIKNYEEVVKAIRRYARDKDAMLEEEHRGQKSHTAPGDEIVEYIEDVVKEVTLDDVPFEDDIDSLGNATKSRDLSDSTMGGVA; translated from the coding sequence TTGGCTAAACTGAAGCTTCTGCAAAAGAAGAGTTCGGAAAAGGAAGATTCCGGTATTAACAGCATGCCAAATCCTCCGCAGGAGGATAAATCTGAAAATAGTGGACGCTTTTCAATGCCTTCCCTTCGAAAAAAAGACAATCAAAAAGGGGGAAAAGTATTTGCTGAAGCTCTTTTGGAAGGGGATGCCAAATCCAAAAAACCCAAAAGTGGTAAATTCAGCATTGAAGCTATTATTGAACGCTTTCTCGCACCCGATTGCGATGACATGGAAGGACTGGGTTTTGATACCGGTCAGGTAGAAGAACCGAAAATGGGAGTTTCCTTCAGGGATGTCGATATCACTTATGAGGTCCAGTCTCCTTTTCAGTATGCTCATGTGGAATTTAACGGGGAGGAACTACAATATACATGCCATGAGCCGCCTCTGAGTGAAAGCGAGATGCGCTATCTCAAAATCATCGAAAGTGCCTTTGAAAAACTGACAAACACCGATATTCTTATAATCAGGCCTGATGAGCGCAGGGAAGCTCTCCGCGCCAGGTTCTCAATGATTATTGACATTTACAGGCTGGAGATGACCGATTTTCAGAAAGAAAAAATGTTCTACTACCTCCTGAAAAAATACGTCGGTTTCGGGCAGATTGACATTTTGATGAATGATCCCTATATCGAAGATATTACCTGCAACGGCCCTGAAATGCCTCTTTATATCAACCACAGGATGTACGGTTCAATCAGGACCGATGTTGTTTTTGAAGAGATTGATCTTAACAACTTCGTCATGAAAATGGCCCAGACATCCGGAAGGCATATTTCCGTTCTCCAGCCCATCAGGGATGCAACCCTTGCAGACGGAAGCCGTGTCAACCTGACCCTCGGAAAAGAAGTCACGAAAAAGGGTTCTACATTTACCATCAGGCGTTTCAAATCCAATCCTGTATCTGCGGTAGACTTGATGAATTACGGTACTTTCAATGCCGAAGTTCTCGCTTACCTGTGGATAGTGGTTGAGTATAAACGCTCCATCCTTGCAGCAGGGGGAACCGCTTCAGGTAAGACTACAACCCTTAACGCAATGGGTGCTTTTATCCGTCCGGAGTACAAAATTGTGTCCATTGAAGATACTGCTGAAATGAATCTCATGCATCCAAACTGGACTCAGTCAATAACACGCGCCGGGTTTGGTGGTTCAGAAGGAGGCAAATCTGCAGGTGATATTGAGTTATATGATCTTCTTAAAGCTGCATTGAGACAACGTCCTGAATATATTGTTGTTGGTGAAGTAAGGGGTGCGGAAGCATCCACTCTCTTCCAGGCCATCTCTGTAGGTCACCCTTGTATGGGTACCATTCACGCCGGTTCAATGAAAGAATTGCTTTCAAGGGTTGAATCCGAGCCGATGAATGTGCCACGCAACCTTTTCTCAAGTCTTGATGTTGTAATCTTCAACTCCATGATCAAAGTGGGGGAACACTTCATACGCAGAGCATTGCGTATTGTGGAACTCGTGGAAATGGATCCTGAAAAAGGGGATTTGATTACAAATCCTGTGTTTAAATGGAATCCAATCGATGACACTTATATTTACAGCGGGGGAAGCGCAATGTTTGAAGCCATCTCTGAAGAATTCGGTATAGGGGTGGATTTTCTTGAAGAGGAAATGAGGAACCGGTCCAAACATCTTGACTGGATGCAGAAAAACGATATTAAGAACTATGAAGAAGTCGTCAAAGCCATCCGGAGATATGCGAGGGATAAGGATGCTATGCTTGAAGAGGAGCATCGCGGACAAAAATCTCATACCGCTCCTGGTGATGAAATAGTCGAATACATTGAAGATGTGGTAAAAGAAGTTACTTTGGATGATGTTCCTTTTGAAGACGATATCGATTCACTTGGAAACGCAACAAAATCCCGGGATTTGTCTGATAGTACTATGGGTGGGGTGGCATGA
- a CDS encoding type II secretion system F family protein produces MKLFRRKKEPEYILDQGYEHEIKKNALDKYVQKYKVFCYHFGRYVDREPRDEIAKMLYRADIEMTPGMFVSLAGVTAVLASLLVFGSSIFLFYNSTSPLLYIFGLSFLTLVVTAGSFPFVLYNKISNKNTNIEQELPFALGYMSILASAGSTPLEVIRRISIEDYGGISLEFRKVIYRVDLLGEDGISAMNYLIHNTSSEMFRTICIDITNTMQSGGGLKAYLESKSTDLMKMRKLTQKQFVDSLAVYGEGYLSGVVLSVVLVILGIVVASALGIELFLEPKVLFTVFVYGVLPFVNILFLVLLWMKYSGSVV; encoded by the coding sequence ATGAAACTTTTCCGGAGAAAAAAAGAGCCGGAATACATTCTGGATCAGGGATATGAACATGAAATTAAAAAAAATGCTCTTGATAAATACGTTCAAAAGTACAAGGTTTTTTGCTATCATTTTGGACGCTACGTGGATCGTGAGCCCCGAGATGAAATTGCCAAAATGCTATATCGTGCAGATATCGAAATGACTCCGGGAATGTTTGTATCACTGGCCGGGGTTACCGCAGTCCTTGCCTCGTTGCTTGTGTTTGGAAGCTCAATATTCCTTTTCTACAATTCCACCTCTCCTCTCCTGTATATCTTTGGTCTTTCATTCCTGACTCTCGTTGTTACAGCAGGAAGTTTTCCTTTTGTCCTGTACAATAAAATATCAAACAAGAATACGAATATTGAGCAGGAGCTCCCCTTTGCACTTGGGTATATGTCAATTCTTGCAAGCGCGGGCTCCACTCCTCTCGAAGTAATAAGGCGTATTTCCATTGAAGATTACGGGGGTATTTCTCTGGAATTCCGGAAAGTTATCTACCGGGTTGATTTGCTTGGGGAAGACGGAATTTCCGCCATGAACTATCTTATTCACAATACTTCATCTGAAATGTTTCGGACCATATGCATCGATATCACAAATACTATGCAATCGGGTGGAGGACTTAAAGCGTATCTTGAATCCAAGTCCACAGATCTCATGAAAATGCGTAAACTTACCCAGAAGCAATTTGTTGATTCGTTGGCTGTTTACGGGGAAGGCTATCTGAGTGGTGTTGTACTGAGTGTCGTGCTTGTAATTCTGGGTATTGTTGTTGCCAGTGCACTGGGGATAGAACTGTTCCTTGAACCGAAAGTGCTTTTTACTGTATTCGTTTATGGAGTTCTTCCTTTTGTTAATATTCTTTTCTTGGTTCTCTTGTGGATGAAATATTCCGGGAGCGTAGTATGA
- a CDS encoding type II secretion system F family protein: MSSNFRMMMERYLQLIRLRYDVRRGYFTAALPLVIALLILFSAVMTGHTFPSQQLDSSFSGGSLSEEDAKKAAYQALVAQMEAEEAGIDPATLEERPAEEGEETARDNLDHILVYALLIGIIPYSIDSFFQKKNQMKKEVAFSEFLFKMSELMRGGIDPVKAVIDLAKTDLGSMNSPIKSAASKMVLGYSFSDAMGGVAEEMNSNLISKYINVVVQAAYTGGNVADLLQRTSEDMRAVIAIEREKESNLKQYVIIFYLAQGIVIMLSYLLSTSLLPMIQGVGAQMLGGVGLSDINFQYGFFHMILLNGLFGGLIIGQISEGELKHGLKHSAILIIGSYIACTILILPTLDAASLYSVDLVSGDGQSGFGGLTLTEPLVFQVVDKDGNPVPDTFVYLSIAPSGMVSGVLETDDGGNVSVSPVLGDSIGAYTITAQIGDSTAVAMASVIDGS; the protein is encoded by the coding sequence ATGAGTTCCAATTTCAGGATGATGATGGAAAGGTATCTTCAGCTCATCCGGCTACGCTACGATGTTCGCAGGGGATATTTCACTGCTGCTTTACCTTTGGTAATTGCACTCCTGATTCTCTTCTCCGCAGTAATGACCGGTCATACTTTTCCGTCCCAGCAACTGGACTCCTCTTTCTCTGGGGGATCACTGTCCGAAGAAGATGCAAAGAAGGCTGCCTATCAAGCTTTAGTCGCACAGATGGAAGCTGAGGAAGCAGGCATTGATCCGGCTACTCTTGAAGAAAGACCCGCTGAAGAGGGGGAGGAGACAGCCCGGGATAATCTGGATCATATATTGGTTTATGCGTTGTTAATTGGGATTATTCCTTATTCAATAGATTCTTTTTTCCAGAAAAAAAACCAAATGAAAAAGGAGGTTGCTTTCAGTGAATTTCTCTTCAAGATGTCCGAGCTTATGCGTGGGGGCATTGATCCGGTCAAAGCCGTAATAGATCTGGCAAAAACCGATCTTGGTTCCATGAATAGCCCCATCAAATCCGCAGCTTCAAAAATGGTTCTTGGATATTCATTTTCCGACGCTATGGGCGGCGTCGCTGAAGAAATGAACAGCAATCTGATATCCAAATACATTAATGTCGTAGTGCAGGCCGCTTATACCGGGGGAAATGTTGCAGACCTTCTGCAGCGCACATCAGAGGATATGCGTGCTGTAATTGCCATTGAAAGAGAAAAGGAATCAAATCTTAAACAATACGTTATTATTTTCTATCTGGCTCAGGGTATAGTCATCATGCTTTCCTATCTTCTCTCCACTTCCCTTTTGCCTATGATTCAGGGGGTGGGTGCCCAGATGCTGGGAGGCGTTGGTCTTAGCGACATAAACTTCCAGTATGGTTTTTTCCACATGATTCTATTAAATGGCCTGTTTGGCGGGCTTATCATCGGGCAAATTTCAGAAGGGGAATTAAAACATGGCTTAAAGCATTCCGCCATTTTAATTATCGGAAGCTATATCGCTTGTACAATCCTCATTCTTCCGACACTGGATGCAGCCTCTCTTTACTCCGTAGACCTTGTTTCCGGTGACGGACAGTCGGGATTTGGCGGTCTTACATTAACTGAACCCCTGGTTTTCCAGGTAGTTGACAAGGATGGAAATCCCGTTCCTGATACCTTTGTATATTTGAGTATTGCTCCATCGGGTATGGTCTCAGGAGTTTTGGAAACAGACGATGGGGGTAATGTTTCAGTGTCTCCGGTTTTGGGTGATTCAATCGGGGCTTATACTATTACGGCACAGATAGGTGACTCCACAGCGGTAGCTATGGCTTCGGTAATTGATGGAAGTTAA
- a CDS encoding RAD55 family ATPase: MVLAGIGIKKLPSSSVILIEEDLGTVKSLFVQKNAEDMQREDKQILYLSTTRSKKEVYEEMSFFDITPDESKFTILGNFRDHVAMLETFGPDAQVNKKYHTIDSSLDINQIDICIFDTFSFIFLGESFETLVKTMESLTKISRKNDMIFLLTLDSGVLDPHSENIIRAMADGIIQFKTSHTGNKVGRYLNIPKMKNNLPLEKIIPFKVSQEGIIIDVRERVG, encoded by the coding sequence ATGGTACTTGCAGGAATAGGGATCAAAAAGCTTCCCTCAAGTTCAGTAATACTCATAGAAGAAGATCTTGGGACCGTTAAAAGCTTGTTTGTACAAAAAAATGCCGAAGATATGCAAAGGGAAGATAAGCAAATACTCTACCTTTCTACAACCCGTTCAAAAAAGGAAGTCTACGAAGAAATGAGCTTTTTTGATATAACTCCGGACGAAAGCAAATTCACCATCCTGGGAAATTTCAGGGATCATGTTGCCATGCTCGAAACTTTTGGCCCGGATGCACAGGTAAACAAAAAATATCACACAATCGACAGTTCCCTGGATATTAATCAAATTGACATTTGTATTTTTGATACATTCTCATTCATATTCCTCGGGGAAAGTTTTGAAACCCTTGTGAAAACAATGGAATCGCTGACAAAAATAAGCCGTAAAAACGATATGATTTTTCTGCTTACACTGGATTCCGGAGTGCTTGACCCGCACAGTGAGAACATCATAAGGGCTATGGCAGACGGCATTATCCAGTTCAAGACAAGCCATACAGGAAACAAAGTAGGACGTTACCTAAATATTCCAAAAATGAAAAACAACCTTCCCCTGGAAAAGATTATTCCCTTCAAGGTCAGTCAGGAAGGAATAATCATTGATGTAAGGGAACGTGTGGGATAA
- a CDS encoding archaellin/type IV pilin N-terminal domain-containing protein has translation MPSKEMLSFLRDEKGISVVFGTLLLILITITAAASLALFVSETQKSMMEREEHISAVENEELRILKLQPSGNSSHWSTLNITLLNLNTADSRIASIALNNNFVFNYLLLTSTGDVEYNSKYPDYPVIYNSKVRPRIKATSSLTLSVPFEYIVVNTTESFSLGSWSNMTENFTFKLQNHPVLANYPVDCNIEVYNVSNNNSLVLETGNFSIDVEGDDPLMTILAGGRMSNSSSYRVDYSSTFVTFNSLSSISRNEPLQVEVITSLINIFGDTYTPPVPLASVNYETERWMVNGTPYYQDVLVLDASQSFDDDGSIVSYRWAAWTNSTLVYSYNLTGKVARASLINPYDSNVTIDLEVVDDMGMVSRLSERGGIIQLS, from the coding sequence ATGCCTTCAAAGGAGATGCTGTCCTTTCTAAGGGATGAAAAAGGAATATCCGTTGTTTTCGGAACTCTTTTGCTGATTCTCATTACCATAACTGCTGCGGCAAGCCTTGCACTTTTTGTCTCTGAAACCCAGAAATCAATGATGGAAAGGGAGGAGCACATCTCTGCTGTTGAAAATGAGGAGTTGCGTATCCTGAAACTGCAACCTTCTGGCAACAGTTCTCATTGGAGTACTTTGAACATCACTTTGTTAAACCTTAATACTGCTGATTCCAGAATAGCTTCAATAGCACTAAACAACAATTTTGTTTTTAATTATTTGTTGTTGACTTCCACAGGAGATGTGGAGTATAACTCGAAATATCCGGATTATCCTGTAATATACAATTCCAAAGTAAGGCCCAGAATTAAGGCGACAAGCAGTCTGACCCTGTCCGTTCCCTTTGAATATATCGTTGTTAATACAACTGAATCTTTTTCTCTTGGTAGCTGGAGCAATATGACTGAAAATTTCACTTTCAAGCTTCAGAATCATCCGGTACTTGCAAATTATCCGGTAGATTGCAACATCGAAGTTTATAACGTTTCAAACAACAACAGCCTTGTTTTGGAAACCGGTAACTTTTCGATCGATGTTGAGGGTGACGATCCTCTAATGACTATCCTTGCAGGAGGCCGCATGAGTAACAGTTCATCCTATAGGGTGGATTATTCTTCCACTTTCGTAACTTTCAATTCACTTTCATCGATTTCACGCAATGAGCCACTTCAGGTCGAAGTTATAACCTCCCTTATAAACATTTTTGGAGATACGTATACTCCTCCGGTGCCTCTTGCGAGTGTGAATTACGAAACGGAGCGATGGATGGTTAATGGAACTCCCTACTATCAGGACGTTCTGGTTCTTGATGCTTCACAATCATTTGATGACGATGGTAGTATTGTTTCCTATCGCTGGGCTGCCTGGACAAATTCAACTCTCGTATATTCCTACAATCTGACAGGAAAAGTTGCCCGAGCTTCTTTGATAAATCCTTATGATTCCAATGTGACAATTGATCTTGAAGTGGTTGATGATATGGGTA